ATTACGACATCATCGACGCGGACAACGACGACCCGGGCGCCGTGCGCTGCTTCCCCCGCGTCATTGTCGGGCTTAGCTTCCACAAGGAGCTCGGCGTCGACCCCTCGAAGACGGCGACGGGGTACTCCATCGTGGAGTTCAAGGAGATGCTGAGGAAGGCGTACGGGCTGGAGAGGCCGACGGTGGAGCGGTGGGGGGTAAGGAGGAAGCCCAGGCTGCTGCTCATCTCCCGCAACAAGACCCGGGTGTTCCTGAACGAGAAGGGGATAGCGGACATGGCGACCAGCCTGGGGTTCGATGTGCGGGTCACCGAGCCCACCAACAAGACCGACGTCGGGGAGTTCGCGAGGCTGGTGAACTCCGCCGACGTGATGATTGGTGTGCACGGCGCCGGGCTCACCAACATGGTGTTCCTCCCGGCGGGGGCGGTGCTCATCCAGGTGGTTCCCATGGGCGCCCCGGGTTGGCTTCCAAGGGACACCTTCGGGCAACCTTCGCGGGACATGCAGCTCAAGTACTTGGACTACCACATCGAGGGAGACGAGAGCTCGCTCACCGAGCAGTACCCGAAGGATCACCCGGTGCTCAAGGATCCGTCTTCCATCCACAAGCAAGGCTGGTACGCACTCAGCGAGGTGTACTTGGAGAACCAGAACGTGAGGCCTCAGCTGGACAGGCTCAAGAACACTCTCCTGGAGGCTCGCAGCCTCCTGCCTCACAACAGCAAAGAAGCTTGAGCAATGGCGTCCGCAGTTGACGAGATCTCCCCGCCCGCATTTCTtctctgttctttttcttttttttgcattcGTTTTTTATCTGGCTGCAAGAAAATTCTTCCAAGTGTGCCTCTGGATCGGACAATAGCATTTGGATCTTACACAGGTGTAATTAGTTACTCATACTGGGAAATTGAATCAAAGGAGTTATCTCAGGGCATAAGAACTTTGCACATTGCCTGCAGATTGACACATCTCATTCATGGCTACCCAAAAGTCTGATGCCAACTTTGTTGGAGGATGCTTGCTTAACTATTGATGCCACTTCTTTGTGATCTCCAATTATTGCCTCGTGGGAACTGGGATATGTTGGTATATGGGATACGGGATCATAGATTCATATTATTTCCTGCATTCTGCGTAAACATAGTGTATTGCAGCTTACAATCTTTTTAGGAGAGTGTGAGATTAGGGATGCCTAATGAAGTCTCTCGACATTATCGCAAGAGAGTTGAAAGATACATGGTTACCAATCTGCAAAGTTGTCAAATCAGATTTGGCAGAAGTCAAATCAGATGCATGAACATGCTATTCAGCCATTTTGGTTTGGTGTCCAGGAGCTATCGGAGAAGGATGGCAACTGCGTGCCCACAACAAGAGCCTACCTCTCGCGTAAGTGGTCACCGTTCTCTCTTTTACCGACGAATGAATCCCATATCGCAGCTGAAGAAACTTGCAAGGAAAAGAAGGCTCATCATCACCATGGGCAGCCAAGGATCAGCAGAATCTATTCTTGGAAGTAGCATCCTCAGGTACTGATCATGACCTGGGCCCAACCAgctaaaagcaaaagaaaaaggcCAAGTTTTACTGCTTCAACTTTGTGGTGATTCTCGGGAGAGCAGCCGCTTGTCACATTATGAGGCAATTCTGCGTAGAGATCACATGCCACACAGTATGTTATTGCTCCATCATGCAGGTGGGGCGTCCGTCCTCTGCAATGGCTATTTCTCAGACTTGCAGAGCAGCTCTTTTTTCCATCGGGATGGCGTGGCGCACGATGCAAATGGTGGCTCGATAATTGTCCTTCCTGCGCCCCTCTCTCGTCCTCGCCTATGCATGTTTCGTGTATGCATCTGTACTCGAAGATGAAGATGGATTCAAAGACCAGAGTAGCATCACAACAACATGTTTATGGACTTCTGCTGCCTCCCCTCGTTTTTAATCTttatcatttaaaaccaaaattACTTCTGCGTATTAACTTCACCAGATTTGGTTTCTTAACTTCTGATGTTGCAGTTTTCTTGTACTTGCTTTCCTAAATTTCATCTGAGCTGGTTCTCTTGATGTTTCCCTATTTTCTTGCGGAGATGAACTCTAGTGAAGAATAGCTTTGCATGCTGTATAGTTCGCAGATCTTAAGCAGAGCATTGCAACTGGCTTTTCTACCTTGCTTTGGCAGGAAAACATTCTAGCAAAGAAACAAACTTAATCTCACACTGAAACCATACTGCTGTTAATTAACCTAGTAAAGTAAAGCTTGAGTTTAATCAAAATGAGACAGATGATTGCTGAATAGTTTATTCATCTTCTCTTAAAGAGTAAGCAGAATAAAGCGAAGAGTCTACTGATATCTTTGGCTCCACATCTATGCAGCAAGCAAGATATTGCAACCGTTAAACATGGTCTCTAAAGCATAACATCACTAATTGGAGTACTAGTGATTCACATCAAACACCAAAGACATCCATGAGTTGCAGATTCAAGCTACGGGGGATTACCTGATCTCTGAGGACGCAGCATTGAGCTGACCGCAATGGCAGTGAACATAATGACACGTTTGGCGGCAGAGCTTCGTAAGCAAACTAATGGAACCAAGCAGAATCAGCAGAGAGGAAAAGTGGCCGAGATCGGAGGAACATACCAGATGGGGAAGTGAGAGGCCGCGGCATCACCATGAAGGTCATGGAGAAAGAAAGTGACGAGCACCACAAATCTTGATCTTTGAGATTGGCCGGCATTCCGGAACAGCTTCAGTTCCGTCGCCATCCTAAATTCTTCTCTATTCGGGTCAGCgaagggaagagttatctttatgCAGCCGAACCGGTCTCCATTGACGACTCGGAGATGGTAAGCTACTACTGAGCAAATACGGACTTGTGTGTGTTAACGTGATAGTCGACCAAGTGACCATCTCTCTCACTCTTTGCTTGTCCGAGACATGGGTTCGGTGCAAAATACTATCACAGCAAGTTGGTAGAGAGGAATACGTAGCGAGGGAGATGGACTCCCCTCACTACGTTGGTTTCCTCATTATATAGTCTGTATCGATCATTTCAAATGCCTTTGACGTGCCCCCACGTACCTAATTCCTTTCCCCACTATAAAAAGTCTTCTTGTTTTGTGCCCTACAGCATCGCCATCTTCTATGCATGCACAACTATTTGGGCTTCGTGTGGTGGCAGCAAGTTAAGTGTGGTACAACCAAAGGGGCATATCTAGTTCCCTGCACCATCAACGAGTTCCATTGGAATGGGGCCATTTCGAGCATAAATTTCATTGTCTTCCACTACAAAAATGTGGAAGATGTACAGGTCATCATCGAAAAGGTGTCATCAACATATAGAATGTGCGATGCTGTGTCGGAGACATGGAGGAGGCCTTAGCGACGTGTGGATTGCACAGTCGAAAAGTGTGGACTTTCTTCTGTTCCTTTGATGTTGCTGCCATTTGTCCTCCTACAGCTTAAGTGCACCATCAAAAAGCTTCGGAGCCTGCAGTCCACTTGCACCAGAACAATTATGAGATGTGATTTCGCCAATGACTGTAGAAGATAGGAATCTCTACTTTTTGAAGAATTATGGGGCCTATTATTTGAACTTTCTAATAGAGAAATCAAAACACTAAACAGCATTTTCTACACATGAAAAGGGAGTATCTTGGCCAATCAGACAACTAAAACCAGTCAAAAAGGTCACCTCAAACAGTCCCTGCCTCTGTCAATTTTCTTGGTGATCTAACTTACACAGCTTTAAATGATGAACATGATGTTGAGACATTGCGAGTCCTCTCTATGTCAGAAGAGCCCAAGAAGATGACTATATCGGCCATATGGGTAGGGCAAACTCCCAACTGCATCACAACTTTACTGGTGTATCATGATGAATGATTGTGAGCAATATCCTTGTGCCACCCAATATGATTTAGTCCAAACAAAAATTTAAATTGAATGACAAAGGAACAGAGTACTTAGTTTGTCCATATGTCT
The window above is part of the Musa acuminata AAA Group cultivar baxijiao chromosome BXJ2-6, Cavendish_Baxijiao_AAA, whole genome shotgun sequence genome. Proteins encoded here:
- the LOC103987384 gene encoding alpha-1,3-arabinosyltransferase XAT3; translation: MKPLRTPPRVEPRRPGNALIVAAMLLSLCILSLIKARYCPSPYAKAQSPTEVDHVEVSEIVTEKSGKAAALPGVEDDEGNAVAPKIVADEAVSNLSRPLCSETSKRSNVCEAEGGIRLQGSSRTIFLHPSLADREWKIKPYCRKHDPPAMKKVNEWTMKPFPSDKAPPRCTAKYTVPALVFSIGGFTDNLFHDFTDVIVPLFISSYRFHGEVQFVVADFKPPWVSRFILILRQLSNYDIIDADNDDPGAVRCFPRVIVGLSFHKELGVDPSKTATGYSIVEFKEMLRKAYGLERPTVERWGVRRKPRLLLISRNKTRVFLNEKGIADMATSLGFDVRVTEPTNKTDVGEFARLVNSADVMIGVHGAGLTNMVFLPAGAVLIQVVPMGAPGWLPRDTFGQPSRDMQLKYLDYHIEGDESSLTEQYPKDHPVLKDPSSIHKQGWYALSEVYLENQNVRPQLDRLKNTLLEARSLLPHNSKEA